The genomic interval AACGAGGAGACCGCTCGTGCGCCGACTGTCTGCGGATCGTAGCCGTGGTAGCGCGCCAGAAACTCCGAAATCCAGTTGGCCACGCCCTGCTCCGAGCCCACGTAGGCAAAAATGCCCAGGAAAAACAGCCAGACGATCGGTTTGCGCAAAAGCTCCCGGTAGATCGCCAGCGTGCCGGCCTGTTCTTCGGCCGTGCGCTCCACGCGCGGAAGTCGCACCAGCGCCATCACACCTACCATCCCCAGCGAGACGACCGCAAAAAGCCAGTACAGCGAAATCCAGGGCAGCTCGGGCGGCACCAGCCGATCCAGCAGCGCCAGCCAGAACGCTTCGGGCGGCTCCGGACGGCTCAGGTTCAGCACCAGATACGAATAGACCAGCGGGCTCAGAAACGAGGCCAGGCCGAAGCAGAGCTGCCCCAGCGTCGAGTTGAAGGCAAAGTGCTCCTCGCCGCCGGCCACGCGCAGCAGCGGGTTGATCGCCACCTGCAGAAAGGCCATGCCCGAGCCAATCAGAAACAGCGAGCCGACGGCCACCAGATAGTTCGGAAACAGCGCCAGCAATTGCGCACCCAGGTAGGCCACGCCGAAAGCCCCCACCAGCACAGGCTTTTCACCCACGCGCTCGATCAGAAACCCCGCCGGAATGGAAAACACGCCGTAGGCGATGAAAAACGCAAACGGCAACAGCGCCGCCAGCGTCAGGCTCAGCCCGAAGTCGTCGATGATCTCGGGAATGAGCGGTCCGATGATGTTCGTCAGAAACGAAATGACGAAAAACGTAAAGAGAATCAGGCCCACCAGGGCGTAGCTGCGCTGTCGCATGGCTCAGTGCACGTCGAAGGGTTCCGAGATGCCGTCGTGGTGGTTGTACTCCAGCTCCGAGGCCGCCTCTTCGTCGAGCAGCACGTGCGCGTAGCGGTGCAGTTGCACGATCGTGGCCGGCACCATCGCCGAAATCGGCCCTTCGAGCATCGCCCGCACCGCGCGCGCTTTGGCCCGTCCGCTGGCCAGCAGCAACAGCCGCCGTGCCTCCATGATCGTTCCGATGCCTATCGTGATCGCATGGCGGGGCACCGCCTCTTCACTCCCGAAAAAGCGCGCGTTGGCCTTAAGCGTGGCCCGCGAGAGCGTCTTGATGCGTGTGCGTGAGCCCAGCGACGAGCCCGGCTCGTTGAAGGCCAGGTGGCCGTTGGGACCGATACCCAGAATCTGCAGGTCGATGCCGCCCGCGCGCCGGATCTGCTCCTCGTACCAGTCGCAGTGCGCCTCGACGTCGTCGACCATCCCGTTGGGAAGGTGCACGTTCGAGGGGTTGATGTTGATGTGTTTGAAGAGGTTTTCCCACATGAAGTAGTGATAGCTCTGGGGGTGGGAGGGCGGCAGGCCCACGTATTCGTCGAGGTTGAAGGTGACGACCTTGGAGAAGTCGAGCTGGCCGCGGCGGTAGCCTTCGACGAGGCGGCGGTAGAGGCCCAGCGGTGTGCTGCCGGTGGCGAAGCCCAGTACGCAGTTGGGTTTGCGGCGGATGAGCGTGGCGACGAGCTCGTAGGCGCGTTCGCTCAATGCCTCGTAGTCCGTAAAAATCTCAACCAGCATTCTCTCTGTGTTGTTGCGTTATAACATTCAGGGTTGAGCCCATGTCGGGAGGCGCCCCACCTCTACTCCCAGCGTGAACGGGAGCAGGAGGAAAGCCAGAGCAGTCAGGAGCAGAATAAACAACAGATTCAACCAGAAGCCTGCACGCGCCATCTCTGCCATGGTAATTCGCCCGGTGCTGTACACCACGGCGTTGGGCGGGGTAGCCACGGGCAACATGAACGCACAGCTGGCGCCCAGCGTAGCCGGAATCGCCAGCAGCAGGGGATTTTGCCCCAGTCCCACGGCTGCCGAGGCCAGCACCGGTAGAAAAGCGGCGGCTACCGCCGTATTGCTGGTGATTTCGGTCAGAAAGACGATGGTGCCGGTCGCCAGCAGCACGATCAAAAGCGGCGGCCATCCGGCCAGCCCACCCACCTGCTGGCCGATCCAGCGCGCCAGCCCCGTATCGGTGATCGCGTCGGCCATGCTGAGGCCACCGCCAAAGAGCAGCAGGATGCCCCAGGGCAGATGTCGGGCCGACTCCCAGTCGAGCAACCGCCGCCCCTGCCCGGCTGGTAGCAGAAACAGCATCAGCGCCGCCCCTATGGCGATGCCCGCATCCGAAAGCCCCGGCACCCATCGGCTCAGCAGCGGACGCACGATCCACAGCAGCGCCGTCACGGCAAAGACCCAGGCCACGCGGCGCTCGGCCGGCTGCACAGGTCCCAGTGCCGACAGTTCCGCCTGAATCAGCCCTATGGCTTCGACCCGAAGCCGCCGTCCTTCCGGGAACAGAACAAAGATCAGCAACAGGTAGGTCAGCAACAGACCTATCGCCACGATCGGCAGTCCCAGCGGCAGCCAGGCCGCAAAGCTCAGCTCATAACCGTAGGTCTCGCTCAGGAAGCCCGCCAGCAGCGCATTGGGCGGCGTCCCGATGAGCGTGCCCATGCCGCCGATGTTGCAGCCGTAGGCAATGCCAAGCACCAGCGCCGCCTCAAAGGCCCGAAGCGCCGGCTGCCCGGCCACCCGCTCCTCCAGCAGTTCCAGCACCGAGAGCGCAATCGGCAACATCATCAGCGCCGTGGCCGTGTTGCTGACCCACAGGCTCAGAAACGCCCCGGCCAGCAGAAAGCCCAGCACCAGCCGGACCGGCCGCGTTCCAATGCGCCGGATGATGTGCAGCGCCAGCCGTCGGTGCAACCGCCAGCGCTGCATGGCCTGTGCCAGGAGGAATCCTCCCATAAACAGAAAGATGATGGGATGGGCATAGGGGGCCGTCGCTTCGCCAATCGAACGCACGCCCAGCACCGGAAACAGCACGATCGGCAAAAGCGCCGTGGCCGGAATCGGAAGGGCCTCCGTAATCCACCAGACGGCCATCCAGAGACTGACGGCTCCGGCATGCCAGGCCTCCGGGGAAAGCGCCGCCGGTTTCGGCCCCAGCCAGAAACTCAGAAAAACCAGCGGTCCCAGCACCAGTCCCAGACGCTGCCTGCGTGTCATGGTTGTGTCGGGGTATGCTCCAGCCAGTATAACAACCAGGGCACATTATAGGCATGCGTCCAGCCAAAGACACGCAGGCCGTTGGTGATCTTCCAGATGGCCGGCCGCCCGGTTGTGCTCTCGGGCAGGTGGCTGACCGCTTCGAGCGCCTCGGCCAGTTGCCGCTGGGTCATGCGCGCAAACGCATCCTCCGGCAACGCATCGGTCTTGAGCACCTCGGCCCGCCGCAGGGCTTCCTCCAGAAAGCTTTTCTCGCCGGTAAACTCGTAGCCCACCAGCAGGCTGTGAATGCTCGAAAGGTACGACTCCATCTCGTGGTTGAGCGGCGGCACGTCGCGCACGTAGCGAGCGTGCCGGATGAGCGCCTGTCGCACCCGGGAATCGCCCGTCAGCTGCCAGTAGCGGTAGAGCCCGTGCGAGGCGTACACCTGAGCGTAGCCGTAGCGATCCACCACCAGATTGCCTCCCTGCTCCTCCTGCAGCTGCAGCATGAGCCGCACGCGATCGCGCAGCTCGGCCTCGTACCGGGGGTCTTTGGTGGCGTCCCAGAGTTCGGCCAGGTTCCAGACCGACAGATACAGCCGCCGCCCCCGCAGGTCGTGCTCGCCCCAGATGCGCTTCAGGTAGGTCTCGCCGGTCAGCCGCGCCACGTCCAGCCCTCGATGGTAACCGGCCAGGTAATAGGCCGCCAGCCATCCGGGGAGCCACACATGCGCGCTGAGCAGCGCCGTCCAGTGCTGGCGGGCATGACGTCGTCCAATGCCCAGGTACGGCGTGCCCTTCGGCTGCTTTCGATAGCGCCAGTAGTCCAGAGCGCTGTTCGTCTCGCCGTGATAGACCGGATCGGCCGGCCAGTGGACGTTGTCCACGTCCATCGTATGGCGGCTGGCCGCCTCGGCCGTCAGATAGGCCGCGCGGGAACCCGTCCGCATAAAATGCAGCCACCACATGAAGTCCACGGCCGGCTCGTTGTTGTTCCACATGAACCAGTCGTCCCGGAAGTAATAGGTCAGGCCGTCGCCGAAGTCGAACATGCCGTACCAGGGCTCCCAGTGCTGGTTGAAGCGCCACCAGGCGAACTTATAGGTCAGACCGCGTTCGAATTCCGGAAAGCGTTCAGACGCCGGCGCAAAGCGGCCGTACACCAGACTTCCGGCATACCAGGAAGGATCGGCATGCGCCACGGGTGGATCGAGCACGTAGCCAAGCACCTGCCGCACGGAATCGGCAGGTACCGTGAGGCCATGGAAAAACAGCACCAGCTCGGTCGTCTTGGTCAGCCCCTGGGCGAAGTTGCCCAGCATCTCCCCATCGAACTCTTCGGCCGACCAGCGGGCAAACTGCATGGGTTCGACCGTCGGCGGCCACAGATAAGCGGTCAGGCGCGCTGTCGAGCCTTCGAGCGCCTTCGGGTACTCCTCGAAGAAAAAGCGGATGCCCCAGGCGATGCCGCCACGCGGGCCGCGCAGGTCCAGCCACCCCGCCGCACGCGCCACCGAACGGTCCAGACCGCTGAGCTGTGCCGTAAATCCTTCCAGGCGCAGGTCCGGTGTGCTGTTGGGAAGCGGCGGCATGCGCGTAGGGTCCGGTCCGTTCTGCAGCACACGGCACACCGGGGCGGGCGTGCTCTCCTGCAGTTGCTCCGGGCCGCGTTGCCACCAGGGTCCTTCGAAGTAGCCGGTCACGCAGCGCAGTGGCTCGCCCACGTGCGGCACAAGCGCCAGCCCGGCCCCGGCAATCCGGTCGTCCGGCTGCGTCCAGCCCGGATCGCCCCGGAGCTGCTGCTCGTCCAGGATGCTGTCGGCCGACGTGGCAATCAGCGCATACTGGCCGGGAAGACGCCGGTGTTTGTCCGGATTGCCCGTATAGGTGATCGTGTGCAGCAGGCGCACGTAGGACTGCCCGGCATAGGCGTGCAGGTAGGTAACGAACGGCGACGGGTTGTTGTCCGGCCGGTGGTAGCGGTATTCGCCTTCGATCTTCAGCACGGCATGGAGCGGGCCGGTCCCCCGTGCCTTCGTGATGCGAAGGATGACCGCCTCGGAGCTGTCCGGCCCCAGATCGTCGAGCAGATCCAGAAACGAGCCGCGCCCTTCGGGGCCCGTGGCGATCCGATCGTCTTCTTCGAAGCCGTCGCCCTCGGCGTCGAGCCAGACTTCTTTCAGAAAACCGCCCGAACCTTTCGCCACCACGAAGCGCAGCGGACCGGTCGTCACTTCGGCCCCGCCTCCTTCCCGCTGATTGTTGACCACGGTCACACGCGGCGTAAAAAGCAGCGTGCGTCGGACTTCCGGCCCGTACACCAGCCGGTACTGCGCCTCGCTTCCCGCAAAGAAAAAGACCCAGATCCACTTGAGGCTGCTGTCGGCCGGCTCCCAGGTGGTGACCTCGGTCACCTGCGAGGGGACTTCGCGTCCGGCCATATCTTCCAGGCGGACATGGTCCGGGCTGTAGAGCGCACCCCGTGGAAAAGGCAACCCCACCAGCACGGGTGCGCCAGGCCGCGGCTCCTCCAGGTGGAGCGTCAGATGCGCTGCGGATTGTGCCTGGGCCAGTTCTCCGGCCCATGCGAATAGCACAAACCAGAACAACCAGCCTGTTACAGAACCGAAAAAGCGAGGCATATCAGCAAGCTCCTGTCATCGTCCGATTCCATCTGGAATGCCCCGGTAGTAGCGGAAGCACTCTACGGCGCGCCCGTCCTGATAGCGGATGCGTCGCCGGATGCGCTGCTCCATTTCCTGAAAGGCTTCCGGCGAAAGGGTCTCGGTGTACTTGTACCAGGCCGAGCTGAACTGGCTGATATACTGCGTGCCCGCCCGCACCTTCCGTTCGACGTAATCGTGGATGTCCACGCACACGTTCTGGTCCTCGGGCTCGTTGTCGAAAAAGAGGTATTCCTGAATCCAGTGGGCCTCCAGGCCGTCGTAGATGAGATGGCTTTCGAACAGGAGAGGCCACTCGGCGGCACGTGCCGCATCGACGGCCAGAAGCGACGCCGCTCGGTGGTCCGACTTGTGCCAGCGCTGCTCGCCCTTGCCCGGATCGAATGCGAACAGCACATCGGGCTTCAGTTTACGGATGTAGTACACGACCCGTCGAATGAGTTCTTCCCGATGGTTGGTCGCATAATATTCGAGCCGTCCATCGTCATAGCCCAGGTTAATGTAGTGATCGGCCGGAATCCCGAGCACAGCCAGCGCATTGATCTCCTCCTGCTTGCGAATCCGGGCCAGTTGCGTGCGGGAAAGCGTGGTATCCTTGGTGCCCACGTTACCCATCGTCAGCAACAGCACATACACTTCGTTACCCTGCGCGGCCAGCCGGGCCAGCGTCCCGTGCGCATAGGAGTCGTCATCGGGGTGGGCTCCGATGAGCAGGATGGTTTTTCCCTGCCACTGTTCTACGGGCACTTCGGGCTGACTCCAGGCCACCTGGGCACCAAACAGCAGGGCCACCAGGCCCCAACGAGCATAGCGTACCATGTCGACGATCCTCCTCCGGGTTATTCGTGTTCGGGATTCTGCTGAAGCACGCCGTGCGAGACGTCAATTTCACGCTGCGGGATGGGGAAGCACTGTTTGGGCCGGAATCCTTTCGCCTGCATGACGTCCATGGCCCGCCCGAAGCGGAGCAGATCGAACCAGCGGTGGTTTTCGAAAGCCAGCTCGACGCGACGTTCGTGCAGCAGCTTCTCTTCGAAGGTTCCGGGCGTATCCGGTCCGATAGGCGGAAGTCCGGCCCGCTGCCGTACCTGGTTGATCAGGGCGTAGGCCTCCGGGCTTTCACCCAGCGCTTCGGCAAGCATCAACAGCACATCCGCATAGCGAAAGACGATGAAGTTGTTTTCGGCGTCGAAGAGTGCAAAGGGCTGGCTGATGTACTTTTTGATGTACCGCGCCTGTTGTGTTTCGCCGTCGGCATCCACATAGCTGGTATCCATGGAAATCATGAAACGCAGATCTCCTTCCTCATACGCCTGCTGCATGTCGAGCGTCGGGCGGTTGCCTGTCTGTCCACTGGTTGCCGTACTCCAGGGAACGAACTGATCCACGAACGGGCTGCCTTCTCCGAATCCACCCGCTTTGTACTGCACCTCGAAAATGGACTCGGGATTGTTTTCGTTTTCAGGTCCCCAGAGATCCGCATAATCAGGCACCAGCTGGTAGCCATAGTTGTCGATGATGCGGCGCAGCACGGTAGCGGCACGCCCCCGGTCGCCCACGATCAGATAGACCTTGGCCAGCAGCGTGGCGGCTGCTCCTTTCGTAGCACGCCCTTCCTGTCCCTGCGGATAGCGCACCGGCAACAGTTCTTCGGCGCGTGTCAGGTCTTGCATGAGCTGCGCATAGACCTCGCTGGCCGGCACCTGATTCACCGGCTGGTCGGGCGAGGTCGTTTCGTCGAGGATCAGGGGAATGTTGCAGAAGATCTGCGCCAGATAGTAATAAAAGAGCGAGCGCAGGAAGAGGGCCTCCCCTTCATACAGGGCCTTCAGATCGGCGGGCAGATCGGCCGCTGGCAGACGCGCCAGGATCACGTTGGCGCGGGCCACTCCCCGGTACGAATCGGCCCAGATCGCCAGCGCATAGTCGTTCGTGGGCAACTCATCGAACGTGTCGAGCGCGGCCAGCTGTGCGGCCAACCCGGTCACGTCGTCGCCCGCATCCGTGTTGTCGGAGCGCATCTCGCCGGCGATCCAGTAGCCCATATTGAACGTTCCGCGCTGCTGCAGCGCATCGTAGACCCCGAAGATCGCCTGCTGGAAATCCTCGGGCGTCTGGTAAAAGTCGGCCGCATTCTTCTGCGAGGGAGGCGCCAGCATCGTGAAATCCTCGCCGCAGGCGCTCAGGCCGCCGACCAGCAGTAACAGCGCAACAAAATGAATCGGTCGCATGATTCCTACAGGTTTAATGGCAAGCAGCATTAGAAAGTCAGGCTGACTCCCAGCGTGTAGGTTCGGGCCAGCGGATAGGTACCGTAGTCCAGACCAGGCGTCAACGCACTCTCGGCCCGCATGCTCACCTCCGGGTTGAAGCCCAGATAGTTGGTCCAGGTGAACAGGTTGGTGGCGCTCAGATAAATGCGGGCCTGTGAAAGGTGACGTCCCAGCAACCGCTCCGGCAGCGTGTAGCCCAGCGTCACGCTACGCAGCCGCACGTACGAGCCGTCCTCGACCTGGAAAGTGGAGGGGCGGTTGTTGTTGCCATGCAAATCGCTCTGCCGATCGGCACGCGGCACTTTGCCATTGCCGGGATTTTCTGGCGAACGCCACCGCTCGTTAAAGATGGCATAGCTGTTGAAATTGGCCTCGCCATTTTTCAGGTGGCGGCTGGTCAGGTTGAGAATCTCGTTGCCCTGCACGCCCTGGATAAAAATGGCCAGGTCGAAGTTTTTGTACCCGAACCGGTTGGTGATGCCAAAGGTATAGTCGGGGAAGTAGCTTCCGATGACGGTGCGATCGTCGTTGTCCACGTCGCCATCCCCATCGATGTCCTTGAAGCGAAAGTCACCGGGGCCCGGGTTGGGTGCCAGCCTATCGACCGGGGCCTGCGCAATTTCCTCTTCTGACTGATAGATGCCCTCCACCACGAAACCATAATAGCTACCGATCGGCGCCCCTACCTGGGTGACGTAGCGCAATCCGGCAATGTTGAGCGTATAGATAGGCGCATCATCTGGCCCCAGCGCCAGCACTTTGTTACGGTTCACGCTGAGATTGAAGTCGGTCTCCCAGGTGAACGCCCCCACCAGATTCCGGGACGTGAGGGAAAATTCGAAGCCCCGATTCCGAACCTTGCCGATATTCGTCAGGGCCGACTCGTACCCCAGCGCCGTCGGCACGTTGACGTAGAGCAGCAGGTCTTCGGTGATGCTGTTGTAGAACTCCGCCGTGAAGTAGATCCGATCGGCCAGCAGCCCTACATCCAGGCCGAGGTTGAACTGGCGGGTAGTTTCCCAGGTCAGGTTTTCGTCACCCAGCGTGGCCGGGGCCGCCCCCAGCACCACCTGATTGCCTACCACGTAGTTGGCCTGGTCCAGCAGGCTGATCGACGCATAGTTGGGAATCTGGAAGTTGCCCGTCACCCCGTAGCTGGTCCGCAACTTCAGTTCGCTCAAAAATCCGCGCACCGGCTGCATGAAAGGCTCTTCCTGGATGCGCCAGCCTACCGACACGGACGGAAACACACCGGTCTGGCGATTCCGGCCGAAGCGGGAAGACCGATCCGAGCGAATCGAAGCCGTCAGCAGATAGCGGTCGCGATAGCTGTAGCTGAGGCGCGCCAGCATCGACACCAGCGACCAGGCCTCCTGTACGCCGCTTCCTCCCGTGACCTGCCCGCCGCTGATGGTTTTCACCTTGTCGTCCGGGAAGTTACGGGCTTCCACCTGCGACAGGTCGATCGTCTCCTTCTGGGCCGTGTAGCCGGCCACTGCCGACAGATAGTGCGCGTCGTTCAGGCTCACCTCGTACGAAAGCGTGTGCTCGATGAGCCAGTTCAAGCTCTGTGAAGCGTTGGCCTGACCAAAGGGTTCGCCCGTGCGCGCCGTGCGGTAGAGCAGCGAGTTGGCCCGGTAAAACGTTCGTTGATAATTGTTCAGATCAACCCCGAGATTCACGCGATAGACCAGTCCCGGACGCAGCGTGTAGTCAGCGCTCAGCGTCCCGAAAGTCCGATGGTTGTCCAGCACGTCCGTTACCGCCGCAATGATGGCCAGCGGATTGCTGGCAGATGTCGTGCCTCCACCCAGATACGACTGATTGTCCAGCTGATTGATGGAGCCATCCTCGTTGTATGGCTTGATGACGGGCGAATGCACCATGGCGGAATAGATAATGCCGGGGGGCCGGGCAAAGTACGGCGCATTGGCCGGCAGGCGATTGGTGCGCGTGAAGGCGGTATTGAGATTCAGATTGAGATGCAAGCGCTCGTGCGGATCGGCGTCGAGGTTGACGCGCAGGCTGTAGCGGGTCAGGTCGTTGGTGCCGTCGATCAGGCCTTCCTGCATCAGATAGCTACCCGCCACATAATAGCCCAGCTTATCCACCCCACCCGAGACCGAAAGATGCTGGCTGACGGTCGGGGCCGTGCGAAAGATCAGATCCAGCCAGTCTGTATCCGTGCCGTCCCAGTTCACGTACTTTTCCGGAATCAACACGAAGTCGTCGTTGGGTCGGCCTTCATTGGTCCGCGGATTGGGCGGGTCCTGACCGTATTTTTCGCGATAATTGTTATTGCGCGCATCGATCGTGTATTCGATCAGTTCGCGTGCATTCATCAGATCGGGTTTGCGCGCGACCTCCTGGAGCCCGACGTAGCCATTGTAGCGCACCTGAATGCTTCCATCACGCTGACCCTTCCGCGTTGTGATCAGAATGACGCCATTGGCTCCCCGCGAACCGTAAATCGCCGCCGCTGACGCATCCTTGAGCACTTCGACCGAAGCAATGTCGTCCGGATTCAGGCCAGCCAGTGGATTGATGGGGGGTGGCTGATAGAGTTCGTCGCGCAGCGCGATCGATCCCTGCAGGGCGGGATTGCTCGAGACCGGAAAACCATCGATCACGTAAAGCGGATCGTTGCCGGCCGTAATGGATCGCGTCCCACGGATGCGAACGGTCGGAGCGGCGCCGGGCTCTCCACTGGTTTCCTGAATCTGCACCCCCGGCAGGCGTCCCAGAATCGCATTCTCAAAGCTGAACGTCGGGAGCTCGGCCACCTCCTCCATCTGGAGCGAAGTAACCGAACCGGTCACACGCACACGTTGCTGGGTGCCATAGCCGATCACGACAATTTCTTCCAGTTCCTCCACCGCCGGAAGAAGCCGCACATCGATACGCGTCCGTCCGTCGATGGGTACTTCCGCGCTCCGGTAACCCACGAACGAAAAGACCAGCGTGTCTTCAGGCGAAGGCGCTTCCAGTGCATAGTAGCCGTCCAGATCGGTCGTCGTCCCGATCATGGTTCCCTTGACCACCACGTTGACGCCGGGAAGCGGGTCGTCCGTTTCCGCATCGAGCACCTGCCCCTGCACGGTGTGCTGAGGAGCCGGCGCCTTTTCCGGAGCCCGGGGCGTCGGAACCAGCACCAGTTGTCCGCTGGGCGAAGCCCACACCGTCAGGTTCGTCCCGACCAGCAGGCTGTCCAGCGCCACCTCCAGCGGTACCGCCTGCAGCGAAACCCGGACCTGACGATCCGGCACCTGTGCCGAATCGTAAGTCAGACGCCCGCCCACCTGCGCCACCAGACGCGCCAGCGCCTGCCGCAGCGACAGACTCTGTGCCTCGAGCGAAACCAGCCGCTCGTTGATTTTCTCGACGCTGTCACTGTACGCGTACCAGTGCAGCGGCGCGAAATGCCTCACCGGCTGCGGACGCTCGGCCGCTACCGTAGTCTGAACGGCCAGCACGCCGATCAAAAACAGACCTCGTAGCATCTCCTTCATGGTTTACTCTGGTTGGGTCGGTTGAAAGATGATCGAATCTCCCCGGGCAAGTGGCCGCAGGTGAAGCGCCAGCCCTATTGCCTCGGCTATTTCCGCAATGGGTTGCCTGAGCTGAAAACTCGCGGTTAGATGGGCCTGTCGATGCGTGGGCGGAAAAACGAAGTGTACGCCGAACCAGCGTAATAGCTGGCGCTGCACCTCCTCGAGCGAGGCCGTCTGAAACACCAGCGTCCCCTGCATCCAGGAGAAATACGCGCGCAAATCCTGGTCGGACAGACGAAGAACCCGCAGCCGCGATTGCTGCGCATCGTATCGCCCAAGCATACCCGCCGCAACCACCAGTGAGTCGGCCCTTGCAGCCGCCTGCATCGCTACCAATCCTTCCTCGACCACTACCTGCACCAACGCCTCCGGATGATCGGCGCGGACCAGAAATCGGGTGCCAATATCCCGAATGGTTACCGGCCCGGCCAGCAGACACACGCCGGACGCCTCGGCCACTTCCACGTAAACTTCCCCCCGCACCCTCAACGTGCGATGCTGCATATACGGTTGTTGCACATCTACCTGACTTTCGGGCGCCATCCAGATCCGCGTGCCGTCCGCCAGCCGCAGAATCTTCTGCTCGCCGGTGGTCGTCCGCCACGAATCCCAGGTAACCACTTCGGCGACCCGGGACGGCGCGGGCGAGGTCATCCGCCAGAGCAACACCCCCAGCGGAATCAGCAACAGCACCAGGACCAGCGCAACACGCACTCCATAAGGAAGCTTGCGACGCCGCGACCTGCGTGGTGGCCGCCCCGTCCCTGCTGCACGCACCTGACGTGCGACTTGCAGCCAGGCAGCTTCGGCATCCCAGGCCCCTGGCCGAGCAGGCGGCGTCCGCCAGATCACCTCCAGACGCTTCAGCAGGGCACGATGCGCAGGGTCGGCCGCACACCAGGCCTCCACACGCGCGCGCTCTTCTGGCGTAGTCGTTCCCTCCAGGTAACGGGCCAGCAGTGTCCAGTCAGGCTGTTGCATAAAAATCCAAGCTTTCAACAATTCTATATGGAATACAGATGAACCTGCGCCTACCCTGACAGCCGTTCAAAAAAAAGCAGGCCCCCGCCCGGGGACCTGCTTTTCTAATCCGGATAATTCGCGCGGCGGACTACGCCTCGACGCGCTCGGGCTGGCTGCGCAGGAAGTCGCGCAGCACGTAGTGCAGAATGCCACCGTTGCGGTAGTACTCGACCTCAACGGGCGTGTCGAGCCGCACCAGCACCTCGAAGGTCACCTTCGAGCCGTCGGCCTTCGTGGCCGTGACGGTCAGCGTCTGGCGCGGTTTGACGTCGTTGGTCACCGGAATGTCGTAAACCTCCGAGCCGTCCAGCCCCAGCGACTCGGCGTTTTCGCCTTCCCTGAACTGGAGCGGAAGCACACCCATGCCGATCAGGTTCGAGCGGTGGATGCGCTCGAAGCTCTCGGCCAGTACGGCCCGCACGCCGAGCAGCGCCGTTCCCTTGGCGGCCCAGTCGCGGCTGGAGCCCATGCCGTAATCCTTGCCGCCGATGACGATCAGCGGGATACCCTGCTCCTTGTAGCGCATGGCGGCATCGTAGATCGGCATGATCTCGCCGGTCGGGAAGTAGCGCGTGATGCCGCC from Rhodothermus marinus carries:
- a CDS encoding SusC/RagA family TonB-linked outer membrane protein, with product MKEMLRGLFLIGVLAVQTTVAAERPQPVRHFAPLHWYAYSDSVEKINERLVSLEAQSLSLRQALARLVAQVGGRLTYDSAQVPDRQVRVSLQAVPLEVALDSLLVGTNLTVWASPSGQLVLVPTPRAPEKAPAPQHTVQGQVLDAETDDPLPGVNVVVKGTMIGTTTDLDGYYALEAPSPEDTLVFSFVGYRSAEVPIDGRTRIDVRLLPAVEELEEIVVIGYGTQQRVRVTGSVTSLQMEEVAELPTFSFENAILGRLPGVQIQETSGEPGAAPTVRIRGTRSITAGNDPLYVIDGFPVSSNPALQGSIALRDELYQPPPINPLAGLNPDDIASVEVLKDASAAAIYGSRGANGVILITTRKGQRDGSIQVRYNGYVGLQEVARKPDLMNARELIEYTIDARNNNYREKYGQDPPNPRTNEGRPNDDFVLIPEKYVNWDGTDTDWLDLIFRTAPTVSQHLSVSGGVDKLGYYVAGSYLMQEGLIDGTNDLTRYSLRVNLDADPHERLHLNLNLNTAFTRTNRLPANAPYFARPPGIIYSAMVHSPVIKPYNEDGSINQLDNQSYLGGGTTSASNPLAIIAAVTDVLDNHRTFGTLSADYTLRPGLVYRVNLGVDLNNYQRTFYRANSLLYRTARTGEPFGQANASQSLNWLIEHTLSYEVSLNDAHYLSAVAGYTAQKETIDLSQVEARNFPDDKVKTISGGQVTGGSGVQEAWSLVSMLARLSYSYRDRYLLTASIRSDRSSRFGRNRQTGVFPSVSVGWRIQEEPFMQPVRGFLSELKLRTSYGVTGNFQIPNYASISLLDQANYVVGNQVVLGAAPATLGDENLTWETTRQFNLGLDVGLLADRIYFTAEFYNSITEDLLLYVNVPTALGYESALTNIGKVRNRGFEFSLTSRNLVGAFTWETDFNLSVNRNKVLALGPDDAPIYTLNIAGLRYVTQVGAPIGSYYGFVVEGIYQSEEEIAQAPVDRLAPNPGPGDFRFKDIDGDGDVDNDDRTVIGSYFPDYTFGITNRFGYKNFDLAIFIQGVQGNEILNLTSRHLKNGEANFNSYAIFNERWRSPENPGNGKVPRADRQSDLHGNNNRPSTFQVEDGSYVRLRSVTLGYTLPERLLGRHLSQARIYLSATNLFTWTNYLGFNPEVSMRAESALTPGLDYGTYPLARTYTLGVSLTF
- a CDS encoding FecR family protein is translated as MQQPDWTLLARYLEGTTTPEERARVEAWCAADPAHRALLKRLEVIWRTPPARPGAWDAEAAWLQVARQVRAAGTGRPPRRSRRRKLPYGVRVALVLVLLLIPLGVLLWRMTSPAPSRVAEVVTWDSWRTTTGEQKILRLADGTRIWMAPESQVDVQQPYMQHRTLRVRGEVYVEVAEASGVCLLAGPVTIRDIGTRFLVRADHPEALVQVVVEEGLVAMQAAARADSLVVAAGMLGRYDAQQSRLRVLRLSDQDLRAYFSWMQGTLVFQTASLEEVQRQLLRWFGVHFVFPPTHRQAHLTASFQLRQPIAEIAEAIGLALHLRPLARGDSIIFQPTQPE